One part of the Truepera radiovictrix DSM 17093 genome encodes these proteins:
- the speB gene encoding agmatinase, with protein MPRYRPPDAMVYPRFEGIRTFMRLPHVTDLAGAGIDAAIVGAPFDTGGTYRVGARFGPAGIRHESMLLRPYHPELRVDVTEQLSLVDYGDLPVTPGYLSESHAQLERGAAELVAAGVTPFFLGGDHSVSLPLLRAVAQRHGPVGLVHIDAHSDLWEGYFGGKDTHGTPFRRALEEGLLEPARSIQIGLRGSLYSAEDHALSQRLGFEMVTAPELHRVGVQEVARRVRARAGTGPLYLSFDIDALDPTFAPGTGTPEVGGLSSVQALALLRALAGLPFVAYDLVEVMPPYDVAGTTCLLAANLVYEMLALEACRRLGAAEAR; from the coding sequence ATGCCCCGCTACCGCCCCCCCGACGCCATGGTCTACCCCCGTTTCGAGGGGATCCGCACCTTTATGCGGCTGCCGCACGTCACCGACCTCGCTGGCGCCGGTATCGACGCCGCCATCGTCGGCGCACCCTTCGACACCGGCGGCACCTACCGCGTCGGCGCGCGCTTCGGCCCCGCCGGCATCCGCCATGAGTCGATGCTGCTGCGCCCCTACCACCCCGAGCTGCGCGTCGACGTCACCGAGCAGCTCTCGCTCGTCGACTACGGCGACCTTCCCGTCACCCCCGGGTACTTAAGCGAGTCGCACGCCCAGCTCGAGCGGGGCGCTGCCGAGCTCGTCGCGGCCGGGGTCACGCCCTTCTTTCTGGGGGGCGACCACTCGGTGTCGCTGCCGCTGCTGCGGGCTGTGGCCCAGCGTCACGGCCCCGTGGGGCTCGTCCACATCGACGCGCATAGCGACCTCTGGGAGGGGTACTTCGGCGGCAAAGACACCCACGGCACCCCCTTTCGGCGGGCGCTCGAAGAGGGGCTCCTCGAGCCCGCCCGCTCCATCCAGATAGGCTTGCGCGGGTCCCTTTACAGCGCCGAGGACCACGCCCTCTCGCAGCGCCTGGGCTTTGAGATGGTCACCGCCCCCGAGCTGCACCGCGTCGGCGTCCAGGAGGTCGCCCGCCGCGTGCGCGCGCGCGCGGGCACGGGGCCGCTCTACCTCAGCTTCGACATCGACGCCCTCGACCCGACCTTCGCCCCCGGCACCGGCACCCCCGAGGTCGGCGGGCTGAGCAGCGTGCAGGCGCTAGCGCTCCTGCGCGCCCTCGCGGGCCTTCCTTTCGTCGCCTACGACCTCGTCGAGGTCATGCCCCCCTACGACGTCGCCGGTACGACCTGCTTGCTCGCCGCCAACTTGGTCTACGAGATGCTGGCGCTCGAGGCGTGCCGGCGTTTGGGGGCGGCCGAGGCGCGGTGA
- a CDS encoding Lrp/AsnC family transcriptional regulator: MSSRPLDQVDLAILRQLQDDGRRSFTDIASALGLSVGTIRNRFTRLLEDGTLHVIGRADPHRVGFHAPANVHIAVRPPQLITAAAAQIADLPETSYVAIVSGPYDLEVDVMCRDLAHLTELVTERLPRIPGVADTHTSLILRVVKYAQPNLELLHPEAQGAAEGDADTTDPNPSP, encoded by the coding sequence GTGAGCTCGCGGCCGCTCGACCAGGTCGACCTGGCGATCTTGCGGCAGCTCCAAGACGACGGGCGCCGGTCGTTCACCGACATCGCGAGCGCGCTCGGCCTCTCCGTCGGCACCATCCGCAACCGCTTCACCCGGCTCCTCGAGGACGGCACCCTGCACGTCATCGGCCGCGCCGACCCGCACCGGGTCGGGTTTCACGCCCCCGCCAATGTCCACATCGCCGTGCGCCCGCCGCAGCTGATCACGGCGGCGGCGGCGCAGATCGCCGACCTGCCCGAAACGAGCTACGTGGCGATCGTCTCGGGGCCTTACGACCTCGAGGTCGACGTCATGTGCCGCGACCTCGCCCACCTCACCGAGCTCGTCACCGAGAGGCTCCCGCGCATCCCCGGCGTCGCCGACACCCACACGAGCCTTATCCTGCGGGTGGTCAAGTACGCCCAACCCAACCTCGAGCTGCTGCACCCCGAGGCGCAAGGCGCCGCCGAAGGGGACGCCGACACCACCGACCCCAACCCCTCGCCGTAA
- a CDS encoding amidase family protein — MPLFNLTGQPALSLPLAWSRAGLPLGVQLVARSAHEETLLSVAAALEARRPWQHRRPRWHVGHASDAPTPTGAP, encoded by the coding sequence CTGCCGCTCTTTAACCTCACGGGCCAACCCGCGCTCTCGCTGCCGCTCGCCTGGAGCCGTGCGGGGCTGCCCCTAGGCGTGCAGCTCGTCGCGCGCAGCGCTCACGAGGAGACGCTCCTTAGCGTCGCGGCCGCCCTCGAGGCGCGCCGCCCCTGGCAGCACCGCCGCCCCCGCTGGCACGTAGGACACGCCAGCGACGCGCCTACCCCGACGGGGGCGCCGTGA
- a CDS encoding amidase, with protein MTLAEYAEHDATALAARLARGELKQRQVAELALSALRRVRAALGAVVDIYDDVPPTLPEAPTGVPSAPFAGVPFLLKDLGTAQAGRPQTCGSRLLRGRVVRDTGALARRFAELGLVTLGRSATPEFALSLSTESQLYGSAKNPWDPTRLAGGSSGGAAAAVAAGAVPVAHATDTAGSIRIPASACALVGLKPTRGRLVGNPTGPSPLRAMDTEFVVSRSLRDAAALFGLLDRFGARAQRTQGLNVAVTTTPWGGYAIDPEVEAAVWEVARELQALGHRVEVASPRFDYDRFVAAATVGWAVGFDTYLEALAAELGRPLDASQLEGVTLALYRAAKGLSPAAVAHAEAEARALCRQVAPFFRRYDLLVTPTLLHPPNPSASTTKTAPTSTSRAFSGSATAQGSFCRSLTSRANPRSRCRSPGAVRGCP; from the coding sequence ATGACGCTCGCCGAGTACGCCGAACACGACGCGACGGCGCTCGCTGCGCGCCTCGCGCGCGGCGAGCTGAAGCAGCGCCAGGTCGCCGAGCTCGCTCTCAGCGCCCTCCGCCGCGTCAGAGCGGCTCTGGGGGCGGTGGTCGACATCTACGACGACGTCCCCCCGACCCTCCCCGAAGCGCCCACCGGGGTGCCGTCTGCCCCCTTCGCCGGCGTCCCCTTTCTCCTCAAAGACCTCGGCACGGCGCAGGCGGGGCGCCCGCAGACGTGCGGCAGCCGCCTCCTGCGGGGCCGGGTGGTGCGGGACACGGGCGCCTTGGCGCGGCGCTTCGCCGAACTCGGCCTCGTGACGCTCGGGCGCAGCGCCACGCCCGAGTTCGCCCTCTCGCTCTCCACGGAGTCTCAGCTCTACGGCAGCGCGAAAAACCCCTGGGACCCCACCCGCTTGGCCGGCGGCTCGTCCGGGGGGGCGGCGGCGGCGGTCGCCGCGGGCGCCGTACCGGTCGCGCACGCCACCGACACGGCCGGTTCGATCCGCATCCCGGCGAGCGCGTGCGCTCTGGTGGGGCTCAAACCCACGCGCGGGCGGCTCGTCGGCAACCCCACGGGCCCCTCGCCGCTGCGGGCGATGGACACCGAGTTCGTCGTCAGCCGCTCCCTGCGCGACGCGGCGGCGCTCTTTGGTCTCCTCGACCGCTTCGGCGCCCGGGCGCAGCGCACCCAGGGGCTCAACGTCGCCGTGACCACCACCCCGTGGGGGGGGTACGCCATCGACCCGGAGGTCGAGGCGGCCGTGTGGGAGGTGGCGCGCGAGCTGCAGGCGCTCGGCCACCGCGTCGAGGTGGCGAGCCCCCGCTTCGACTACGACCGCTTCGTCGCGGCCGCCACCGTCGGTTGGGCGGTGGGGTTCGACACCTACTTGGAGGCTCTCGCCGCCGAGCTCGGACGCCCGCTCGACGCGTCGCAGCTCGAGGGGGTGACGCTCGCGCTCTACAGAGCGGCCAAGGGGCTGAGCCCGGCGGCGGTCGCCCACGCGGAGGCGGAGGCGCGCGCCCTCTGCCGGCAAGTCGCCCCCTTTTTTCGGCGCTACGACCTCCTCGTCACGCCGACCCTGCTCCACCCCCCGAACCCCTCGGCGTCTACCACCAAGACCGCACCGACCTCGACTTCGAGGGCTTTTTCCGGCTCTGCGACCGCGCAGGGGTCTTTCTGCCGCTCTTTAACCTCACGGGCCAACCCGCGCTCTCGCTGCCGCTCGCCTGGAGCCGTGCGGGGCTGCCCCTAG
- a CDS encoding PLP-dependent aminotransferase family protein, with translation MSPPETQGAAVTVSGAPRAGVLELSRGHPSADLLPRALLARMRAALEAADVSPLQYGAEAGDARLREAVAAFLAAEAATPEGARPRPERLFITAGASQALALLCTLFTRAGDRVLVEDPTYHLALAVFRDHRLQVVSLPPGEARLEGLEAALARFRPKLVYLVPSFANPTGETLDASQRERLLEACARSGALLVADEVYRLLGFAGAPPPTLAREGAERVVSLGSFSKILAPGLRLGWLEADPALCARLERSGLLRSGGGLNPFVGALTYPFVAEGALREHLQGLRRALAERAAVLGAALRGALPAARCSDPDGGYFVWLELPGQSSAAARARAQRCGVDYLPGPHFSPTGAFGSALRLSFAPYPPALLREAAERLAAALPP, from the coding sequence GTGAGCCCTCCTGAGACCCAGGGTGCTGCGGTGACGGTGTCGGGCGCTCCGCGCGCTGGCGTCCTCGAGCTCTCCCGCGGCCACCCCAGCGCCGACCTGCTGCCGAGGGCGCTGCTGGCGCGCATGCGCGCGGCGCTCGAGGCGGCCGACGTGTCGCCGCTGCAGTACGGCGCCGAAGCGGGGGACGCGAGGTTGCGGGAGGCCGTGGCGGCCTTTTTGGCGGCCGAAGCCGCGACGCCCGAGGGGGCGCGCCCGCGGCCCGAGCGGCTCTTTATCACCGCGGGCGCGTCGCAAGCGCTCGCTCTGCTCTGCACCCTCTTTACGAGAGCGGGCGACCGCGTGCTGGTCGAGGACCCCACCTACCACCTGGCGCTGGCGGTGTTTCGCGATCACCGCCTGCAGGTCGTTAGCCTGCCCCCCGGTGAGGCGCGCCTGGAGGGGCTCGAGGCGGCGCTGGCGCGCTTTCGCCCGAAGCTCGTCTACCTGGTGCCGAGCTTCGCCAACCCGACCGGGGAGACGTTGGACGCGTCCCAGCGGGAGCGGCTGCTAGAGGCCTGCGCGCGCTCGGGGGCGCTGCTGGTCGCCGACGAGGTCTACCGCCTCCTCGGCTTTGCCGGCGCGCCGCCCCCGACGCTCGCCCGCGAGGGGGCCGAGCGGGTGGTGAGTTTGGGCTCGTTCTCCAAAATCCTCGCGCCGGGGTTGCGCCTCGGGTGGTTGGAGGCCGACCCGGCGCTCTGCGCGCGGCTCGAGCGCAGTGGGCTGCTCCGCAGCGGGGGCGGGCTAAACCCCTTCGTCGGGGCGCTCACTTACCCTTTCGTCGCGGAGGGCGCTCTGCGCGAGCACCTGCAGGGGTTGCGGCGCGCCCTCGCCGAGCGCGCCGCAGTGCTCGGTGCGGCGCTTCGCGGCGCCCTGCCGGCGGCGCGTTGCAGCGACCCGGACGGGGGCTACTTCGTCTGGCTCGAGCTGCCCGGGCAGAGCAGCGCAGCGGCGCGCGCGCGCGCCCAGCGGTGCGGGGTCGACTACCTTCCGGGGCCGCACTTTTCGCCCACCGGTGCCTTCGGGTCGGCCCTGCGGCTCTCATTTGCGCCCTACCCGCCGGCGCTGCTGCGCGAGGCCGCGGAGCGCCTAGCGGCCGCCTTACCCCCGTAA
- a CDS encoding ABC transporter substrate-binding protein has protein sequence MKRRTFLKLLGASAAAIGFGGSLALAQDRSLRVGVYGGYFKDSFDAHVFPRFTEETGIRVESVAVPTGEAWLVQLETAARAGQAPADVSMMAQVPLRRGAAAGLWTPLDESALPNLEYVRPPLQTRDAEGALVGVGAVSWFITLVTNTDVFPEAPTSWAEFWGDHPNQLGLLALATNSFLLEITARTFLGGTDALDTDEGLEAAFAKLEELKGNVQLWYRDEGQFQQALQSGEIPMGQYYHDVTGLAAADGFPVRSTFPQEGGVLDWGSWAVSRASDKLEEAQAFINWFSQPSVQDLVARQVGTAPTVERTFLGLSDEEFARVSSDIDPIVPKYELYLERGDAINQLWTERITS, from the coding sequence ATGAAACGTCGCACGTTTCTCAAACTTCTAGGGGCGAGCGCCGCCGCGATCGGCTTCGGCGGCTCGCTGGCGCTGGCGCAAGACCGGAGCCTCCGGGTTGGGGTCTACGGCGGTTATTTCAAGGATTCATTTGACGCGCACGTCTTCCCGCGCTTTACCGAGGAGACGGGGATTCGGGTCGAGTCGGTCGCCGTGCCGACGGGCGAGGCGTGGCTCGTGCAGCTCGAGACCGCCGCGCGCGCGGGCCAAGCGCCGGCGGACGTGTCGATGATGGCGCAGGTGCCGCTCCGGCGGGGGGCCGCCGCGGGGCTCTGGACGCCCCTGGACGAGAGCGCGCTGCCCAACCTCGAGTACGTCCGCCCACCCCTGCAGACCCGCGACGCCGAGGGGGCGCTCGTCGGGGTCGGGGCGGTGTCGTGGTTTATCACCCTGGTGACCAACACCGACGTCTTTCCGGAGGCGCCGACCTCGTGGGCCGAGTTTTGGGGCGATCACCCCAACCAGCTCGGGCTCTTGGCGCTGGCCACCAACTCGTTTCTGCTCGAGATCACCGCCCGCACCTTTTTGGGGGGCACCGACGCCCTGGACACCGACGAAGGCCTCGAGGCGGCGTTCGCCAAGCTCGAGGAGCTCAAAGGCAACGTGCAGCTCTGGTACCGCGACGAGGGGCAGTTTCAGCAGGCGCTCCAGTCGGGGGAGATCCCGATGGGCCAGTACTACCACGACGTGACCGGTTTGGCCGCCGCGGACGGGTTCCCGGTGCGCTCGACGTTTCCGCAAGAGGGCGGGGTGCTCGACTGGGGGTCGTGGGCCGTGAGCCGCGCTTCGGACAAGCTCGAGGAGGCGCAGGCGTTTATCAACTGGTTTTCGCAGCCGAGCGTCCAGGACCTCGTCGCGCGCCAGGTGGGGACCGCGCCGACGGTGGAGCGCACCTTTTTGGGGCTCTCCGACGAGGAGTTCGCGCGCGTCTCGAGCGACATCGACCCCATCGTGCCCAAGTACGAGCTCTACTTGGAGCGCGGCGACGCCATCAACCAGCTCTGGACGGAGCGGATCACCAGCTAG
- a CDS encoding ABC transporter ATP-binding protein, translated as MSAATATTRAEAPRRAEALAIRGVSKRFGATVALDDVHLELPAGGLTCFLGPSGCGKTTLLRLIAGLETPSSGRILLGGRDLSAVPAHRRGIGMVFQSYALFPHLSVAENVAYGLRVRGVGARERRRRADELLALVRLEGLGDRPVGRLSGGQRQRVAMARALALEPALFLLDEPLSALDAKLRSAMQVEIKQLQRRLGVSTVLVTHDQEEAMTMADLVVVMGEGRVQQVGPPLEVYHRPVNRFVADFIGSNNFVPATALSKGVRALGVTLPLTLPAGTREGDAVTLSVRPEKLELFAAPPPSGAPQGRVSFVRDLGQRTETYVEVAGVQLIAVSPLEFPVGAPVWVRLPPESCTVFAA; from the coding sequence GTGAGCGCCGCGACCGCCACCACGCGAGCGGAGGCGCCGCGGCGCGCCGAAGCGCTCGCCATCCGCGGGGTGAGCAAACGCTTCGGCGCCACCGTGGCGCTCGACGACGTGCACCTCGAGCTGCCCGCGGGTGGGCTCACCTGCTTTCTGGGCCCCTCGGGGTGCGGCAAGACGACCCTGCTGCGGCTGATTGCCGGGCTCGAAACGCCGAGCAGCGGGCGCATCCTCTTGGGGGGGCGCGACCTCAGCGCCGTCCCCGCGCACCGCCGCGGGATCGGGATGGTGTTTCAGTCCTACGCGCTCTTCCCGCACCTGAGCGTGGCCGAAAACGTCGCCTACGGCCTGCGGGTACGCGGGGTGGGCGCCCGCGAGCGCCGCCGCCGCGCCGACGAGCTCCTGGCGCTCGTGCGCCTAGAGGGTCTCGGCGACCGCCCCGTGGGCCGGCTCTCGGGGGGGCAGCGGCAGCGCGTGGCGATGGCGCGCGCGCTCGCGCTCGAGCCCGCGCTCTTTCTCCTCGACGAACCGCTCTCGGCGCTCGACGCCAAACTGCGTAGCGCCATGCAGGTCGAGATCAAGCAGCTGCAGCGGCGTCTGGGGGTGAGTACGGTGCTCGTCACCCACGACCAGGAGGAGGCGATGACGATGGCCGACCTCGTGGTGGTGATGGGGGAGGGGCGGGTGCAGCAGGTGGGGCCGCCGCTCGAGGTCTATCACCGCCCGGTCAACCGCTTCGTCGCCGACTTTATCGGCAGCAACAACTTCGTGCCGGCCACGGCCCTTTCAAAGGGGGTGCGGGCGCTCGGGGTGACGCTCCCCCTGACGCTCCCCGCCGGCACCCGAGAGGGCGACGCCGTGACCCTCTCGGTCCGCCCGGAAAAGCTCGAGCTCTTCGCCGCGCCGCCCCCCTCGGGGGCGCCCCAGGGCCGCGTCAGCTTCGTGCGCGACCTCGGGCAGCGCACGGAGACCTACGTGGAGGTCGCCGGGGTGCAGCTCATCGCGGTGAGCCCGCTCGAGTTCCCCGTGGGCGCGCCCGTCTGGGTGCGCTTGCCGCCGGAGAGCTGCACGGTGTTCGCCGCATGA
- a CDS encoding ABC transporter permease — translation MTPAPRARWWLLYPTLMLGVLFVLPLGATVAVSFFRRVQGALPGPAFALDAYARALSPFFLERLAVTLGLAALAAALSVLIGFPFCYVLTRKPRRRQVPYLVLLLALLSLSEVIIAFAWSLLLSRTSGLSNLLVALGWLPQAVSWSPGFGAALAGFVFVALPLTVLTFYPTLSRLSPDYVEAARTLGAPPLLAFWNVVLPLMRAAIVGTTILVFVFVLGAYVIPQVLGRPAQWTLPVHITDQAVLQSNLPLAAALAVVLLLVSGVLALLAARLGRTQEPS, via the coding sequence ATGACCCCCGCACCGCGCGCGCGCTGGTGGCTCCTCTACCCCACGCTGATGCTCGGCGTGCTCTTCGTGCTGCCGCTCGGGGCAACCGTCGCCGTGAGCTTTTTTCGGCGCGTCCAGGGGGCGCTGCCTGGGCCCGCCTTCGCGCTAGACGCCTACGCCCGCGCGCTCTCGCCCTTTTTCCTGGAGCGCCTCGCCGTGACCCTTGGGCTCGCCGCGTTGGCAGCGGCGCTAAGCGTCCTCATCGGTTTTCCCTTCTGCTATGTGCTCACGCGCAAGCCCCGCCGCCGCCAGGTGCCCTACCTGGTGTTGCTGCTCGCGCTGCTGTCGCTTTCGGAGGTGATCATCGCCTTTGCCTGGTCGCTCCTGCTGTCGCGCACCTCGGGGCTGTCAAACCTCTTGGTGGCGCTCGGCTGGCTGCCGCAAGCGGTCTCCTGGAGCCCCGGGTTCGGCGCCGCCCTGGCGGGTTTTGTCTTCGTCGCCCTGCCCCTGACGGTGCTGACCTTCTACCCGACGCTCTCGCGGCTGAGCCCCGACTACGTCGAGGCCGCCCGGACGCTCGGGGCGCCGCCGCTCCTGGCTTTCTGGAACGTGGTGCTGCCTCTTATGCGCGCGGCGATCGTCGGCACCACTATCCTCGTGTTCGTCTTCGTGCTCGGCGCCTACGTCATCCCCCAGGTTCTGGGGCGGCCCGCGCAGTGGACGCTGCCGGTACACATCACCGACCAAGCGGTGTTGCAGTCGAACCTGCCGCTCGCCGCCGCGCTCGCGGTGGTGCTGCTGTTGGTCAGTGGGGTGCTGGCCCTTTTGGCCGCGCGCTTAGGCCGCACGCAGGAGCCCTCGTGA
- a CDS encoding ABC transporter permease — MRALQRLFFGLVVVYLLLPIAVIFGVSLNARNTLFFPPQGVSGRWYGAFFTAREWWLPALNSVWIAALAALVAVSVALPVAYAAWQGRSRYARLLLFTGFVPFALPPVITALGALVLWTLLQSYGRPHTVVFSHAIFLTTLPLATITLGLQTLNPQMVEAARTLGADPRTVFMTVIFPFVRPYVIAGYLFAFVLSLNEYLIAYMTVGFTVETLPIKIFNSLRYGYSPVMASASLIFFLAAVVIFGAVGRFGDLPRLLGADPSRE; from the coding sequence GTGAGGGCTTTGCAACGGCTTTTTTTCGGCCTCGTCGTCGTCTACTTGCTGCTGCCCATTGCCGTGATCTTCGGCGTGTCGTTAAACGCGCGCAACACCCTCTTCTTCCCCCCGCAAGGGGTGTCGGGGCGCTGGTACGGGGCGTTTTTTACCGCGCGGGAGTGGTGGTTGCCGGCCCTCAATAGCGTCTGGATCGCCGCTCTCGCCGCGCTCGTGGCGGTCTCGGTGGCGTTGCCGGTAGCCTACGCGGCGTGGCAGGGGCGCTCGCGCTACGCGCGGCTGCTGCTTTTCACCGGCTTCGTCCCCTTCGCTTTGCCGCCCGTGATCACCGCGTTGGGCGCGCTCGTCCTCTGGACGCTGTTGCAGAGCTACGGCCGGCCGCACACGGTCGTCTTCTCGCACGCGATCTTTTTGACCACGCTGCCGCTCGCCACCATCACCCTGGGGTTGCAGACGTTAAACCCCCAGATGGTCGAAGCGGCGCGCACGTTGGGGGCGGACCCGCGCACGGTTTTTATGACCGTGATCTTCCCGTTCGTCCGGCCCTACGTGATCGCGGGGTACCTGTTCGCCTTCGTGCTGTCGCTTAACGAGTACCTGATCGCCTACATGACCGTGGGCTTTACGGTGGAGACGCTGCCCATCAAGATCTTTAACAGCCTCCGCTACGGCTACTCGCCGGTGATGGCCTCGGCGTCGCTCATCTTTTTTCTGGCAGCTGTAGTGATCTTCGGGGCCGTCGGGCGCTTCGGCGACCTGCCACGCCTGTTGGGCGCCGACCCCAGCCGCGAGTAG
- a CDS encoding IS5 family transposase (programmed frameshift), with product MARTDLSEKQWRALKAHLPANPQRGHAYVDHRRVINGILWRLKTGAPWRDVPERYGAWQTCWDRFTRWERSGDWQRILQALQAHADATGDIDWDGAALDSSHIKAHRSAAGARKRPAEGRKKGGLTDEWLGHSRGGHTSKVHVCADGKVRPLSLVVTAGQRNDAAWLERVLDEIHVPRLGRGRPRKRPSQLRLDRAYSFKKQRQGLRRRNIRCISPEREDAKKHRLAKGSKGGRPPAFDTKAYKGRNVIERCINRLKDFRAVATRYDKRGRNYLAGVLVASIILWL from the exons ATGGCACGGACGGACTTAAGCGAGAAACAGTGGCGAGCGTTAAAAGCGCATTTACCTGCGAATCCCCAACGCGGCCACGCCTACGTTGACCATCGCCGAGTTATCAACGGCATTTTGTGGCGGCTCAAGACTGGAGCACCTTGGCGAGATGTTCCTGAGCGCTACGGAGCCTGGCAAACCTGCTGGGACCGGTTCACGAGGTGGGAACGTAGCGGTGACTGGCAGCGCATCCTACAAGCCCTTCAAGCGCATGCCGACGCCACAGGCGATATTGACTGGGACGGAGCGGCCTTGGACAGCAGTCACATCAAAGCCCACCGGAGCGCTGCAGGTGCGAGAAAGCGGCCCGCCGAGG GGCGAAAAAAGGGGGGCTTGACAGATGAGTGGTTAGGCCACTCGCGTGGCGGGCATACCAGCAAAGTTCATGTCTGTGCTGATGGGAAGGTTCGCCCCCTGTCCCTTGTCGTGACCGCCGGGCAACGCAACGATGCCGCTTGGTTGGAGCGGGTGCTCGACGAGATACACGTACCACGTTTAGGTAGAGGGCGACCCCGAAAGCGCCCCTCACAGCTCCGCTTGGACCGGGCTTACAGCTTTAAGAAGCAGCGCCAAGGGTTGAGGCGACGGAACATTCGCTGTATCAGCCCTGAGCGAGAAGACGCCAAAAAGCACCGGCTCGCCAAGGGCTCCAAAGGTGGGCGTCCACCTGCTTTTGATACCAAGGCGTACAAGGGGCGCAACGTCATTGAGCGCTGCATCAACCGACTTAAAGACTTTCGTGCTGTAGCAACCCGCTATGACAAGCGGGGTCGGAACTACCTCGCGGGCGTGCTTGTCGCCTCCATTATCCTCTGGCTCTAA